CGCGGAGCGCGAGGAGACGACGAGCCCCCCGGCGCCCCGGCGCGGACACGGGCCGCGATCGCAGCCCGAGCTGCCGCGGGTCGACGTCGTGCACACGGCCGCCGCCCCGGTGGCCCCCTGCGCGCAGTGTGGCGGGGCGCTCGAGCCCTGGACCGAGCAGTACGAGGACGCCGAGGAGATCGACGTCGTCGAGCGGAGCTTCCGCCTCGTGCGCCACCGCCGCCAGAAGTACCGCTGCCAGTGCGGCGGGGGCGTCGTCACCGCGCCGGGGCCGGCGAAGCTCATTCCCGGTGGCCGGTACTCGGTCGACTTCGCGGTCGGGGTCGCGGTGGCGAAGTACCTCGATCACCTCCCGCTCGCCCGGCAGGTGCGGCAGATGGCGCGGGCGGGGCTCACGGTCGACACGCAGACGCTCTGGGATCAGCTCCTCGCGCTGAGCCAGCATCTCGCCCCCACGTACGAGGCTTTGGTCGGCGACGTGCTCGCGGCCCCGGTGGTCGGCGCGGACGAGACGACCTGGCAACTGATGGAGCCGGGACGGTCGAAGACCTGGTGGGTGTGGGCGCTGTGTGGCCCGGAGGCGGTCGTCTACCGCCTGCTCGGCACGCGCTCGGCGGCGGGCGCGGCGACGATGCTCGGGGACTATCGCGGGATCGTCGTGTGCGATGGGTACGCGGCCTACCGAGCGCTCGCGAAGCACAGCCCCGGGGAGCGCGCCGGCCCGACGATCACGCTCGCGCACTGCTGGGCGCACGTGCGGCGGCAGTATGTGGAGGCCGAGACGTCGTCGCCGCAGGCGGCGGAGGTGCTGAGGCTCCTCGGCGAGCTCTACGCGGCCG
This is a stretch of genomic DNA from Deltaproteobacteria bacterium. It encodes these proteins:
- a CDS encoding IS66 family transposase, with protein sequence MSGPAVVGLATETDLERLRQMALLLEAENARLHRRLVELTRALAAATGATHTQLELEIARLQEQLAARTRALFGRSSERRGGAEREETTSPPAPRRGHGPRSQPELPRVDVVHTAAAPVAPCAQCGGALEPWTEQYEDAEEIDVVERSFRLVRHRRQKYRCQCGGGVVTAPGPAKLIPGGRYSVDFAVGVAVAKYLDHLPLARQVRQMARAGLTVDTQTLWDQLLALSQHLAPTYEALVGDVLAAPVVGADETTWQLMEPGRSKTWWVWALCGPEAVVYRLLGTRSAAGAATMLGDYRGIVVCDGYAAYRALAKHSPGERAGPTITLAHCWAHVRRQYVEAETSSPQAAEVLRLLGELYAAEAAAQKTAAGAAAVVLRERRARAAPIVERIRTWVTQQRALPQSALGKALAYTTELWPGLVAFLYQAAIPVDNNATERALRGIALGRKNHYGSRSERGTRVAALCYTLLESAKLAGVEPAAYLAAATRRAIATPGMVTRPRDLRGT